A stretch of the Paenibacillus dendritiformis genome encodes the following:
- a CDS encoding DUF2243 domain-containing protein — protein MEAEQIRSDSSQPISSAPRRNVWTGILFGLGLVGFLDETIFHQLLHWHHFYDKSTTDIGLVSDGLFHAFSWFATIGSSFMMAALHRQKAWNAGLWWGGVLLGGGAFQLYDGIIQHKLMRLHQIRYVDNVYIYDWIWNIIAAAMIIAGILLLKRARRTSE, from the coding sequence ATGGAAGCGGAACAAATCAGATCGGATTCATCCCAACCTATCTCCTCTGCTCCGCGACGAAATGTCTGGACAGGCATCCTGTTCGGTCTCGGGCTGGTCGGTTTTTTGGATGAAACGATCTTTCACCAATTATTGCATTGGCACCATTTCTATGACAAGTCCACGACCGACATCGGGTTAGTGTCGGATGGCCTGTTCCATGCCTTCAGTTGGTTCGCTACGATCGGGAGCTCGTTCATGATGGCCGCTCTGCACCGGCAAAAAGCTTGGAACGCAGGCCTGTGGTGGGGCGGCGTGCTGCTGGGCGGAGGCGCATTCCAGCTATACGACGGAATCATCCAACACAAGCTGATGCGTCTTCACCAGATCCGGTACGTAGACAATGTGTACATCTACGATTGGATCTGGAATATCATCGCGGCAGCCATGATTATCGCCGGCATCCTTCTCCTTAAGCGAGCGCGCCGGACATCGGAATAG